One genomic segment of Micromonospora sp. WMMC415 includes these proteins:
- a CDS encoding DivIVA domain-containing protein, translated as MRNLIRRLTGRREEPRPAEVRPPQRLRPWQIRERCFNVRRRGLDPVEIRAFLHQVADELTAAQTALVAVQKENVRIKNALRAWQSAQSANHRHR; from the coding sequence GTGCGCAACCTGATCCGCCGGCTGACGGGCCGGCGCGAGGAACCACGTCCGGCGGAAGTCCGCCCACCCCAGCGACTACGGCCCTGGCAGATCCGCGAGCGGTGCTTCAACGTACGCCGGCGCGGCCTGGACCCGGTCGAGATCCGCGCCTTCCTGCACCAGGTGGCCGACGAACTCACCGCCGCGCAGACCGCCCTGGTCGCGGTGCAGAAGGAGAACGTACGGATCAAGAACGCGCTGCGCGCGTGGCAGAGCGCCCAGTCGGCCAACCACCGCCACCGATGA
- a CDS encoding zinc metalloprotease: MHRRPTFRAAVLAATAVTFLAGGGASGAVASAAPTTASPGVEACEPDDHGHSAARVAEGATVKEPELYSKNEANAYGVIKDSPRLANGSVTVPTVFHMISDHPLTATETARWNTMIADQMEVLNDSFSGSTAPDASDTPFRFDLVDTNWVVNSDWYTVVPGKNERDMKKALYTGDARTLNVYAANIGGGLLGWAYFPKGYNNGRDYIDGVVILDESMPDGTAGKYALGDTLTHEVGHWLMLEHTFAHGCSASGDFVADTPREAHPQFNCPVGADTCAAPGLDPIHNFMDYTQDSCMNMFTPGQADRMSDAWVAFRSGGTKN, encoded by the coding sequence ATGCACAGGAGACCAACTTTCCGAGCGGCGGTCCTCGCCGCCACCGCCGTCACGTTCCTGGCGGGCGGCGGCGCCTCCGGCGCGGTGGCCTCGGCAGCGCCGACGACCGCCTCCCCGGGTGTCGAGGCCTGCGAGCCGGATGACCACGGCCACAGCGCGGCGCGGGTTGCCGAGGGCGCCACCGTCAAAGAGCCGGAGCTGTACTCGAAGAACGAGGCGAACGCCTACGGCGTGATCAAGGACTCGCCGCGGCTGGCCAACGGCAGCGTCACCGTCCCCACGGTCTTCCACATGATCTCCGACCACCCGCTCACCGCAACTGAGACGGCGCGTTGGAACACCATGATCGCGGACCAGATGGAGGTGCTCAACGACTCCTTCTCGGGCAGCACGGCGCCGGACGCCTCCGACACGCCGTTCCGGTTCGACCTCGTCGACACGAACTGGGTGGTGAACAGCGACTGGTACACGGTCGTGCCCGGCAAGAACGAGCGGGACATGAAGAAGGCGCTGTACACGGGTGACGCCCGCACCCTCAACGTGTACGCGGCGAACATCGGCGGCGGCCTCCTCGGCTGGGCGTACTTCCCGAAGGGCTACAACAACGGCCGGGACTACATCGACGGCGTCGTGATCCTGGACGAGTCGATGCCGGACGGCACGGCCGGCAAGTACGCCCTGGGCGACACGCTGACCCACGAGGTGGGGCACTGGCTGATGCTGGAGCACACCTTCGCGCACGGCTGCTCCGCCTCCGGCGACTTCGTGGCGGACACGCCGCGCGAGGCGCACCCGCAGTTCAACTGCCCGGTCGGCGCGGACACCTGCGCCGCACCCGGGCTGGACCCGATCCACAACTTCATGGACTACACGCAGGACTCCTGCATGAACATGTTCACCCCGGGCCAGGCGGACCGGATGAGCGACGCCTGGGTGGCGTTCCGCTCGGGTGGCACCAAGAACTGA